The Labrus mixtus unplaced genomic scaffold, fLabMix1.1 SCAFFOLD_277, whole genome shotgun sequence sequence GGTCTGGTCCCGGTGGATGACCTGCTCCATAGCCTTCCCCAGCCTGGAGGCAAAGAGTTTGGACAGAAGCTTGTAATCCACACACAGCAAAGACACAGGGCGCCAGTTTTTAATGTCCTGCAGGTTGCCTTTCTTTGGGAGCAACGTGATTACGGCTCTCCTGTAGGACATGGGCATTGAACCAGAGGCCAgactttcattaaaaacatctaaaagatCCTTTGCAAAGATGTCCCAGAAGGCTTTGTAAAATTCCACACTCAGGCCGTCTATGCCGGGAGCCCGCCGCCCTTGCATGCCCTGCAGAGCGGCCTTCAGTTCCTGCATCTGTAACGGCCCGTTGAGCTGTGTGTTGGTCTCTTCAGAGACCTGAGGCAGTCCATTACAGAACCCCTCCATCagagcttcctcctcctcatactcACTTGAGTAGAGTGCTGAGTAGAAACTCACAGCTCGCCTTCTTATCTGGCTTGGTTCAGTCAATGTTTGCCCTGTGTCTGCTAAAAGTGAGTGGATTACCCTCCTCTGCCCACTCCTCTTCCCCAGGCCGAAGAAGAAACTAGAGGGAGCATCCATCTCCGTGATGGCTTGAAACCGGGACCTGACCAGTGCACCCTGTACTTTAACATCCAACAGGTCGGCTAAAGCTAGCTTTTTGACTTTGAGGATTTCAATATATCCTCGATTTGCTGTGGACTCGCTCAATCTTTCTAGTTCCACTATATCAGTCTCCAGGTCTTTCATAGATCTGGTGATGTCTCTGGTGACATTGAGGGTGTGCTGTTGACATAGCAGTTTAATCTCAGTCTTACCATGGTCCCACCACTGCCTAAGACTGTTAAAATCACCCTTCCTCTGTCTAAAAACATCccagaaataaataagaacctctttaaaatgtttatcaaaTGTTAAGACTGAATTAAAATGCCAATAAGCACTTTTAGgtaaaatattttgaataagAACATTACACAAAAGTAAAGAATGGTCAGTAAAACCAGCAGGAACAatactgcacattttaaaaatattaaaatgatgcttaaaacaataaatacggTCTAGTCTAGCTGAGGAGATCCTACTCTCTCTGAGGTGGGACCATGTGTACTGTCGGCAGTCTGCATGCATCCTTCTCCACACGTCCACCAGGCCATGAGAATAGACCAGCTGCCTCAGAACATGTTGGGAAACTGGATGCGGCTCTGCATGGTTGCGATCTAAAGATGCATTTTCTGTACAGTTAAAATCCCCACCCAAGAATAAAAAATCCTCCGAGGCACAGCCATTTAAAACATCATTaactttttgtaaaaacagcttcctCTCTGCACCGATTGTTGGAGCATACAcattgataaaaacagcagtaaaaagGTCGAACCGTGCTTTAATTAAAAGCAACCTCCCCTCGATAAAATGCTCGACCTCCAGTGAAACCGGAGTGAAAGACTTGGAGAGGAGAAAGCCAACTCCTCCACTAAGAGAAGTGTTGTGACTTAAAATGACTtccccctcccactctctcctccagcctgcCTCATTGGTGCTATCACTATGTGGctcctgtaaataaaaaacatccataTGTTTCATTTTGGCCGTTTCATATatagctgctcttttttttgactCTCTGGCTCCATTTATATTCAAACTTCCCACTAAAATTATCCATAAGTGAGAaatgaagaacaaaaagaaaaatcgcCGAAGTGAAACTACAACCAATAAactacattaaattaaatcaaaatactaaagaaaaaaaccaTTAAACACACTCGCTCAGCGTCTCACTCCACACCACtcactcccagcatgcaccagagagagagagagagagagagagacagagagagagagagagagagagacagagagagagagacagagagagagagagagagagagacacagcgagaaagacagagagagagagagagagagacagagagagagagacagagagagagagagagacagagagagagacagagacagagagagagagagggagagagagacagagacagacagacagagagacagagagagagagagagacagacagagagagacagagagagacagagagagagagagagagagagagagagagacagagagagagagacagagagacagagagacagagagagagagagagagagagagagagagagagagacagagagagacagagagagagagagagagacagagagagagagagagagacagagagagagagagacagagagagagagagagagagacagagagagagacagaaagagagacagagagagagagagagagagagagagagagagagagagagacagagagagacagagagagagagagagagacagagagagagagagagagagacagagagagagagagacagagagagagagagagagagacagagagagagacagaaagagagacagagagagagagagagagagagagagagagagagacagagagagacagagagagacagagagagagacagagagagatctTCACGCTCTGTCGCCCCCTACCTACCTATCAGGGAACTGCAGCGTGGCGTACAGAGACTCGGTCCAGGTATGATCCATTTGCAGCTGTCTGAACCGTCCCAGAATCTCTGAGGCCAGAGACGTCCCCTCTGAGGAACCCGGGGGATGATTCGCTCTGCTGACTCGACTGAGAGGACAGATAGAGACAATCGACTGAGAGGACAGGTAGAGACAATCGACTGAGACGACAGGTAGAGACAATCGACTGAGAGGACAGGTAGAGACAATCGACTGAGAGGACAGGTAGAGACAATCGACTGAGAGGACAGGTAGAGACAATCGACTGAGACGACAGGTAGAGACAATCGACTGAGAGGACAGGTAGAGACAATCGACTGAGACGACAGATAGAGACAATCGACTGAGACGACAGATAGAGACAATCGACTGAGAGGACAGGTAGAGACAATCGACTGAGAGGACAGGTAGAGACAATCGACTGAGACGACAGATAGAGACAATCGACTGAGACGACAGGTAGAGACAATCGTCTGAGAGTACAGGTAGAGACAATTGACTGAGAGGACAGATAGAGACAATCGACTGAGAGGACAGGTAGAGACAATCGACTGAGACGACAGGTAGAGACAATCGACTGAGACGACAGGTAGAGACAATCGTCTGAGAGTACAGGTAGAGACAATCGACTGAGACGACAGATAGAGACAATCGACTGAGAGTACAGATAGAGACAATCGACTGAGAGGACAGGTAGAGACAATCGACTGAGAGGACAGATAGAGACAATCGACTGAGAGGACAGGTAGAGACAATCGACTGAGAGGACAGATAGAGACAATCGACTGAGAGGACAGGTAGAGACAATCGACTGAGAGGACAGATAGAGACAATCGACTGAGAGGACAGGTAGAGACAATCGACTGAGAGGACAGATAGAGACAATCGACTGAGAGGACAGACAGATTGTTGGAGGTTGGATGGGTCGTGTAAAAACCGGATCACCTGACTGTGTTGAAGATATCTTCATCTTGTAGTagcctcctcatcatcaccctGAGATCTCCCAGGTAAAgccccacccctccctctgcAGAGAGCTTTGTACCGCCCCCTggctcttcatcctcctcaccTTGCCCCCCCATCTTGGAGCAGGGGCACAACCCACCTAACACTGCGTAGGCCAATAGGaaagctgagagagagacagaccaCACCCACTTGAGTCACATGATCACACAAACCCTGTGTGTAttcgtgtgtgtgcgcgtctgtgtgtttttgtcaaccTGTAGTGAAGAGAACAACTCCACACGCACACAGGAGCACACAGGTTTTCCGGTTTCCATAGCGATGTCCAAGCATCAATGCTTCGATGTCACTGCTGGGCTCCGCCTCCATTTCCTCCTCGGCCTCTGGTGTCACAAACCTCAGCTCCACCCTCGGAGCTCCTGCCGCCTCCTCATCATCGGCCACGCCCACTGAGCGCTGGAGTGACACAGAGGttgactggagagagagagagagagagaaagagagagagagagagagagagagaaagagagagagaggtgtaacCATGGCAATAAAGGGGGAAGTCTGAATGCTGTTCACCTATCACACCTGTCTCAGACGAGTCCTGATGGTATCCATGACGACCtgcagaggagacagacagTTAGAGAAATTAAACCAGGACTGAGCCATCATAGACTGTACATAAGATGTGGGCGGAGCCACTACACTATTTCTCAAGCTCCACCCTCTTatcccaaaaaataaaagttaaagagCTCCTCAGCTTCAGACGTCgccccatcactcctcaaatttctgcattAAAATCAAAACTGTGACGAGCTAtagacgccaaacacaaactatgttctgctgctgtcttTTGAGGTCTACCCAGAGAGAAACACGTTCATACACAAACAGAGATGCTCACTGGAACACTGGCGCCCTCGTGTGGCCAAAATGGTATATCACACCTGAGGGCCAGGTGAGGTTAAACTACACAGATTTAGAATGACAGTAGATAAGTAAATGATAAGTAGATAGGCGGCCATACTAGGATGTACTGCAGATGACAAATGAAAGACTACATTCAGAAAATGTAAGGACAGATCATCAACGTAGAATTTAAATGATGATCCACAATGTGAATCACCCAAgaagacaataaataaaaccatgaCGTTTTCCTTCTAGTGGCTATTATCAAGGATGAACAGCTTGATGGCAGAGTGTCTGAAGGCCTTACCAACTCATTTGAGTCAGAAAGCAGCGACACTCCTACCAAGCTGCTGGAAAGTTCAAACTTCTAATGTCACTATTAGTAGTGTTATTATCCAACACTCCTCGTTAGGAGGTCTGCACCTCAGAAAAAcatctgaggatacagagaacaaaacaaaatgatccTTTACTCACCTTTTCAGCAAATTAAAAGTAACAATGCATCATTAGTGAGGATGTGCGGTCGACGTGATGTTCACgttttgttgaaaatgtgaatgttttcctTCCCTCTCATACAGTCACAGATGAACCTTCACAGCCcgatcacacactgacatcagtGACGTCTCTGATAAACACAACCCTCTGAGCTCACTGTGATTGGTTCCTcacaggggtcagaggtcagtgtttgtttgagctgcttaactttattaacagagagtaaacacacacacacacacacacacacacacacacacacacacacacacaccaggttCATGACCCTCACAACTTCTGTTCCTCAGATGTTCTGTCTGAAATATGTCAGAACATCAgagtgaaacaacaacaacaatgaataatgtACATGGACAGCTATGTCAGTAATAATGTTAAAGTAGGCTATGTGTAGAATtagcagtaacagctaagtatgaTAATAGACcgatcagtctaatattaatgtacataatgaataataataGAATTAATATACAGCAACTGTAATGATGAAACGACTGATTATCTTAGAGGTTGAagcacttgaaggaatcttggtgttcatgggttacttttCCTTTTCTACATTGTAATTTATTATGTTCATCTTTTAACTAaaagaatacaaataaacagagacttaaagaaaaacaagtgtgaGGAACTCGTGGGAAAACCagtgtttaatctcttaaaccGGATACATCAAGTGAAGAGTTTGAGAAAATAAGGAGATATGATTCGTCCACTTATTGCTTCCATAAGATAAACAATCTAACGGGTTATTACTAGTATACTACCTGATTATTAACACCTGAAGAAAACGTCCACACATGGTTTCTGAAGGTTTACTGTGGTTGGAAAAGTTTCTCTCagtacaaatatataaatgtaacaatcACACATTTAAACCCTCCAATCCCCTGATTATATCTGATAGAACAGCAGAATGATTGATCCtgtaaaatattgattgatCAAGTAAAGCATCACACTAGAATGAAGCACAGTCCACATCCAGAGACCAGACTAAACCTGACCCAGGAACAGTCCAGGATCAGGGTTCACACCAGCCCAGCATCAGACAATCGTGTTTAGTCGGTACGTCAGGTGGAAAGCACAGGAAGCTGCTTGTTCCTCCATCTGATGCTGGACCACCAGGACCCGGATCAGTTACTGGGCACCAGAATCCTTCCtgcattaaagagaagaaaaaacgaGATCAACGACTGATACAGAAACATCGTTAGAACTGGTCTGAACTGGTCTGTAATGGTTCAGACTGGGTGCACCACGgctgtcatgataccagaattatAAACTGTGATATGatgtttgtacatgtttgttaccacggcaacacaaatagaagtcctagacaccaGTATTTgctcatttattgtttttaatgaccgTAGAGCTGAGTCAGCgttttctcactctctttctttcctttccacCTTCACCTCTCCCACACAAGTGTTCCTGTAACGTACTCAGAGACCACTCCACTACCAAATGGAGGTAAGCTGGTCCACTGCTCTCCTTTTTTCACCTTGTAATACCATGAGCCGACACACGGTGAGCACGCCACCTCAGATTGTAACATTTACAACACGTGGGAGTCAAAAGTATCAAACGTTTTGACAACCACAGAAAGTGCTGGTCTGAACTGGTTTAGACTGGTCTGAACTGGTTTAGACTGGTCTGAACTGGTCTGAACTGGTTTAGACTGGTCTGAACTGGTCTGAACTGGTTTAGACTGGTCTGAACTGGTCTTAACTGGTCTGACTGGTTTAGACTGGTCTGAACTGGTCTGAACTAGTTTAGACTGGTCTGAACTGGTTTAGACTGGTCTGAACTGGTCTGAACTGGTCTGAACTGGTCTACCTCGGGTCTTGCTCTTGTAGTAGATGAATCCAGCCAGAGATAAGATCAGACCCAGGATCAGTCCAGACGCTCCGATGGCGATCTTGTTTCTCTCAGACTCTGGCATGGACGGGTCtgaggaagacagacagacaggtgagcagacagacaggtgaaaaggtgagcagacagacaagtgagcagacagacaggtgacaaggtgaacagacagacaggtgagcagacagacaggtgaaaaggtgagcagacagacaagTGAGCAGACAGATAGGTGAAAatgtgagcagacagacaggtgaaaaggtgagcagacagacaggtgaaaggtgagcagacagacaggtgagcagacagacaggtgagcaggcagacaggtgaaaaggtgagcagacagacaggtgagcaggcagacaggtgaaaaggtgagcagacagacaggtgagcagacagacaggtgaaaaggtgagcagacagacaggtgagcagacagacaggtattTACCCCAGACATTAACCAGAGGTTCATCCAGGCTGACGTGATCCACCACACAGGAGATCTTCTCTCCAGACCTGAAAAACCACAGAAACAGAGGATCAGTCACACTCAacacctggacctggacctaaacctggacctggacctggacctggacctggacctggacccaCCTGGGTGTGTACTCCAGGTGTGAGTGGATCTGGTAGTACCAGTCTCCGTCAGCCAGCTCATCAGTGGAAGTGACATCAGTGGTGACTTCCTTTCCGTCTCTGTGCCAGCTCACTTTGATCATTTTGGGGTAGAAGTCGTAGACGCTGCACACCAACATGGCGGGGTGTCCACCAGTAGGGGGCGTCTCAGAGTGCAGCTTGGCGTACGGCTTGGCTGCAGCACACACAGTTTGATTATTGAATGTATTGTTTCAGTAGACGGACAGAGTATCAGTGCTCTTTTTCTGGTTTCAGTGTGAACATCATCAAGTACGAAGAGTTTGAATCAGTGAAACACAGTTTGATGAGTTATATTCATTTAGTTTCACTGAAGGCTTTGAATCCTCTCAGATGACAGAAATAGAGATGTTAATGATTAACGTTTATCGATTAATCGCCGTTAAGAATTGAACTGATAAATGTATCAACTGACAGTTTTACATGTAATACCATTTTGTACCAAAAGAGGGCGCCTGTCACTTTGTGCAACTCAGAAAAGCTAAAGTAAGAAGTGTTACTGAGGAGAGTGAGGCTAAAATgaagaggtcagcagagagacagagttttgtgttttctgcagctggacTTGTTGAGAATAGACTGAACACTCGACTGAGCCCTGATCACGTAGATGTGCTCAtctttctaaataaaaacactaagcTGTACATATATGATGGTGAGTAGAGTATTTTATGTGCTCACAATAACTCACTCCTGAACGTGTAGAAATGTTCATCTGCAGACAAAGCAGAAGAGTTAAGTGTATTGTGAAGAGGCTCAGatgcttttatttcactttcattcagaactttctgttgattttaaaaaggactTTCATTCAGTCAGCCTTGTTAGAAACGGTGGTATAGCGCCCGATTGGCGTTGATCTGTTAGCAGAGGCGTTAAGTAAGGAAAGTCACACGTTTAAGAGAGCCTCGTTGTTTTATtagttcaaactgtttttatgaatgaatgtttcAAGTAACTATCGTGCTGCTATAACGGTTTCAATTAAACATAAACTGAGAACAGGACGTGCGgctcattaattattaattattaatcaaTAATTGATTGTTAATGTTTTCAACTATCGtgaagaaaaatgactttaagtACATGTGAATGTTGTTAACTGCAGTAACAGAGTTTGACCAGCAGGCTGTgacacagagctgtgtgtgaggACTTTAACAGATCAAGAGTTTCAGTTTGAGATTTCTCTGATATAAACTGATCATCAGTGTGAGAcgactttaaagtgtttttattgaacattaATGAAACAGGAAATTATAAAAGAGTGAAAATGAAATCTAATGAAATGTAATCAGTCAGAGTCCATTTGTTTATGGATTCATTATTTAATAAAACCATGATGATGTGATGCTGTGTGAGGAGACAGGAACTCAAACTCACCTGATTTAGACAGAGAAGCTTTGTACCAGTTTCCTATGTTGTGTTGGCAGTATCTCTCCTTCTGAGCTCTCACACTGTTCAGCTCTGAAGGGTCGTTGTTCCAAGCCTCTGCCTGCTTCACACCAAAAGCTGTGTATCCAACATACAACCCCACACTGCTGCTGAACCTGGCATACTCCAGTTTGTTGTAGTAGAAAGAGAGGATGTACTCGATGTTGTTCAGATCAGTCGAGTTAAACACACAACGGTCTACCTGAAACTGCATAGATccatctgaaaatgaaaaacaaaaccagagtCACTTTTAGTGTGTAAcactgtgtgtatattaatcagtaagatgtgtatatattaatcagtaagatgtgtgtattaatcagtaagatgtgtatatattaatcagtaagatgtgtatatattaatcagtaagatgtgtatatattaatcagtaagatgtgtatatattaatcagtaagatgtgtgtattaatcagtaagatgtgtatatattaatcagtaagatgtgtatatattaatcagtaagatgtatatattaatcagtaagatgtatatattaatcagtaagatgtatatatattaatcagtaagatgtgtatatattaatcagtaagatgtatatattaatcagtaagatgtatatattaatcagtaagatgtatatattaatcagtaagatgtgtatatattaatcagtaagatgtgtatattaatcagtaagatgtatatatattaatcagtaagatgtgtatatattaatcagtaagatgtatatatattaatcagtaagatgtatatattaatcagtaagatgtatatattaatcagtaagatgtgtatatattaatcagtaagatgtatatattaatcagtaagatgtatatattaatcagtaagatgtatatattaatcagtaagatgtgtatattaatcagtaagatgtatatattaatcagtaagatgtatatattaatcagtaagatgtatatattaatcagtaagatgtgtatattaatcagtaagatgtatatattaatcagtaagatgtatatattaatcagtaagatgtatatatattaatcagtaagatgtatatatattagtcagtaagatgtgtatatattaatcagtaagatgtgtatatattaatcagtaagatgtgtgtatattaatcagtaagatgtgtatattaatcagtaagatgtatatattaatcagtaagatgtatatattaatcagtaagatgtgtgtatattaatcagtaagatgtgtatattaatcagtaagatgtatatatattaatcagtaagatgtgtatattaatcagtaagatgtatatattaatcagtaagatgtatatattaatcagtaagatgtgtgtatattaatcagtaagatgtgtatattaatcagtaagatgtgtatatattaatcagtaagatgtgtatatattaatcagtaagatgtgtatatattaatcagtaagatgtgtatatattaatcagtaagatgtgtatatattaatcagtaagatgtatatattaatcagtaagatgtgtatatattaatcagtaagatgtatatattaatcagtaagatgtgtatatattaatcagtaagatgtgtatattaatcagtaagatgtgtatatattaatcagtaagatgtgtatattaatcagtaagatgtgtatatattaatcagtaagatgtatatattaatcagtaagatgtgtatatattaatcagtaagatgtatatattaatcagtaagatgtatatattaatcagtaagatgtgtatatattaatcagtaagatgtatatattaatcagtaagatgtgtatatattaatcagtaagatgtatgtatattaatcagtaagatgtgtatatattaatcagtaagatgtgtatatattaatcagtaagatgtatatattaatcagtaagatgtgtatatattaatcagtaagatgtgtatattaatcagtaagatgtgtatatattaatcagtaagatgtgtatattaatcagtaagatgtgtatatattaatcagtaagatgtatatattaatcagtaagatgtgtatattaatcagtaagatgtatatatattaatcagtaagatgtatatatattaatcagtaagatgtatatattaatcagtaagatgtgtatatattaatcagtaagatgtgtatattaatcagtaagatgtatatatattaatcagtaagatgtatatatattaatcagtaagatgtatatattaatcagtaagatgtgtatattaatcagtaagatgtgtatatattaatcagtaagatgtgtatattaatcagtaagatgtgtatatattaatcagtaagatgtatatattaatcagtaagatgtgtatattaatcagtaagatgtatatatattaatcagtaagatgtatatatattaatcagtaagatgtgtatattaatcagtaagatgtgtatattaatcagtaagatgt is a genomic window containing:
- the LOC132961593 gene encoding transferrin receptor protein 2-like isoform X1 — protein: MMAQSWFNFSNCLSPLQVVMDTIRTRLRQSTSVSLQRSVGVADDEEAAGAPRVELRFVTPEAEEEMEAEPSSDIEALMLGHRYGNRKTCVLLCACGVVLFTTAFLLAYAVLGGLCPCSKMGGQGEEDEEPGGGTKLSAEGGVGLYLGDLRVMMRRLLQDEDIFNTVSRVSRANHPPGSSEGTSLASEILGRFRQLQMDHTWTESLYATLQFPDR
- the LOC132961593 gene encoding transferrin receptor protein 2-like isoform X2; amino-acid sequence: MDTIRTRLRQSTSVSLQRSVGVADDEEAAGAPRVELRFVTPEAEEEMEAEPSSDIEALMLGHRYGNRKTCVLLCACGVVLFTTAFLLAYAVLGGLCPCSKMGGQGEEDEEPGGGTKLSAEGGVGLYLGDLRVMMRRLLQDEDIFNTVSRVSRANHPPGSSEGTSLASEILGRFRQLQMDHTWTESLYATLQFPDR
- the LOC132961591 gene encoding HLA class II histocompatibility antigen, DQ beta 1 chain-like, translating into MQFQVDRCVFNSTDLNNIEYILSFYYNKLEYARFSSSVGLYVGYTAFGVKQAEAWNNDPSELNSVRAQKERYCQHNIGNWYKASLSKSAKPYAKLHSETPPTGGHPAMLVCSVYDFYPKMIKVSWHRDGKEVTTDVTSTDELADGDWYYQIHSHLEYTPRSGEKISCVVDHVSLDEPLVNVWDPSMPESERNKIAIGASGLILGLILSLAGFIYYKSKTRGRILVPSN